Proteins encoded within one genomic window of Nilaparvata lugens isolate BPH chromosome 11, ASM1435652v1, whole genome shotgun sequence:
- the LOC111050964 gene encoding uncharacterized protein LOC111050964, with amino-acid sequence MNSKFKAPVNQEDTEQVPITRIEAYCTHKFCYNPYFPCRRDSPGPTTYNPKLPRKHIPEADFSKLTPRKPDVAPSYSVGPTTYNTQKYKSMKPIIETHNVKVKRDAAIPKGFYDARRSTNDYIYSHKYDKSLLTTIINPSENKFKRLVMEKDLIRTSEEAAIVEPGEREAVVKMRQLVVKTFPRKPAVIYGAPVY; translated from the exons AtgaattctaaattcaaagcaCCAGTTAATCAAGAAGACACCGAACAAGTCCCAATCACACGCATTGAAGCTTATTGTACTCATAAATTTTGTTACAACCCGTATTTTCCATGTAGAAGAGACTCACCAG GTCCCACAACTTACAATCCAAAATTGCCAAGAAAACATATACCCGAGGCGGACTTCTCCAAACTGACTCCGCGAAAACCTGATGTAGCACCATCTTATTCAGTTGGTCCTACTACTTACAAT ACTCAGAAGTACAAATCAATGAAGCCGATTATCGAGACGCACAACGTGAAAGTGAAGAGAGACGCAGCCATACCGAAAGGCTTCTATGATGCTCGTAGAAGCACCAACGATTACATCTACTCGCATAAATATGACAAATCTCTGCTAACAACCATCATCAACCCCTCGGAAAATAAGTTTAAACGCCTGGTAATGGAGAAAGATTTGATTAGAACTAGTGAAGAAGCTGCTATTGTTGAGCCTGGAGAAAGAGAGGCAGTGGTGAAAATGAGACAATTGGTGGTGAAAACTTTTCCCAGGAAGCCTGCAGTAATCTATGGAGCACCAGTTTATTGA